A single genomic interval of Ovis aries strain OAR_USU_Benz2616 breed Rambouillet chromosome 9, ARS-UI_Ramb_v3.0, whole genome shotgun sequence harbors:
- the NRBP2 gene encoding nuclear receptor-binding protein 2 isoform X3, translating into MAAPELVPRRGREREREDESEDESDILEESPCGRWQKRREQVNQGNMPGVQSTFLAMDTEEGVEVVWNELHFADRKAFLVHEEKIQTMFEQLALVDHPNIVKLHKYWLDASESRARVIFITEYVSSGSLKQFLKKTKKNHKAMNARAWKRWCTQILSALSFLHACSPPIIHGNLTSDTIFIQHNGLIKIGSVWHRIFSNALPDDLRSPIRVEREEPRNLHFFPPEYGEAADGTAMDIFSFGMCALEMAVLEIQANGDTRVTEEAITRARHSLSDPNMREFILSCLARDPARRPSAHNLLFHRVLFEVHSLKLLAAHCFIQHQYLMPENVVEEKTKAMDPHAVLAEIPRPPRPPLQWRYSEVSCLELDKFLEDVRNGIYPLMNFAAARPLGLPRVLAPAPEEAPKAKTPTPEPFDSETRKVIQMQCNLERSEDQARWHLTLLLVLEDRLHRQLTYDLLPTDSAQDLAAELVHYGFVHEDDRPKLAAFLDSTFLKYRGAQP; encoded by the exons ATGGCGGCCCCGGAGCTGGTGCCGAGGCGGGGCCGGGAGCGGGAACGGGAGGACGAGAGTGAGGACGAAAGCGACATTCTGGAAGAGAGCCCGTGTGGCCGCTGGCAGAAGCGGCGGGAGCAG gtgaaTCAGGGAAACATGCCGGGGGTCCAGAGCACGTTCCTGGCCATGGACACTGAGGAGGGGGTGGAGGTGGTGTGGAACGAGCTGCACTTCGCTGACAGGAAGGCCTTCTTGGTCCATGAG GAGAAGATCCAGACCATGTTTGAGCAGCTGGCGCTGGTAGACCACCCCAATATTGTCAAGCTGCATAAGTACTGGCTGGATGCCTCAGAGTCCCGAGCGCGG GTCATCTTCATCACAGAGTACGTGTCGTCAGGCAGCCTCAAGCAATTCCTCAAGAAGACCAAAAAGAACCACAAGGCCATGAATGCCAGG GCCTGGAAGCGCTGGTGCACACAGATCCTGTCTGCACTCAG ctTCCTGCACGCCTGCAGCCCCCCCATCATCCATGGAAACCTGACCAGCGACACCATCTTCATCCAGCACAACGGCCTCATCAAGATTGGCTCCG TGTGGCATCGGATCTTCTCCAACG CGCTCCCTGACGATCTTCGAAGTCCCATCCGTGTTGAGCGGGAGGAACCTCGGAACCTGCACTTCTTCCCGCCAGAGTATGGAG AGGCTGCCGATGGCACTGCCATGGACATCTTCTCCTTTGGGATGTGTGCACTAGAG ATGGCTGTGCTGGAGATCCAGGCCAACGGGGACACCCGGGTCACAGAGGAGGCCATCACTCGTGCCAGGCACTCACTGAGTGACCCCAACATGCGG GAGTTCATCCTCTCCTGCCTAGCCCGGGACCCTGCTCGCCGGCCCTCTGCCCACAACCTCCTCTTCCACCGCGTGCTGTTCGAGGTGCACTCATTGAAGCTCCTGGCTGCCCACTGCTTCATCCAGCACCAGT ACCTCATGCCTGAGAATGTGGTGGAGGAAAAGACCAAGGCGATGGACCCACACGCGGTCCTGGCGGAGATCCCCCGGCCCCCCCGGCCCCCGCTGCAGTGGCG GTACTCAGAAGTCTCCTGCTTAGAGCTCGACAAGTTCCTGGAGGACGTCAG GAATGGGATCTACCCGCTGATGAACTTCGCTGCTGCCCGGCCCCTGGGGCTGCCCCGTGTGCTGGCCCCAGCCCCCGAGGAAGCCCCAAAGGCCAAGACCCCAACGCCAGAGCCTTTTGACTCAGAGACCAGAAAG GTGATCCAGATGCAGTGTAACCTGGAGAGGAGTGAGGACCAGGCGCGCTGGCAC CTCACTCTGCTCCTGGTGCTGGAAGACCGGCTTCATCGACAGCTCACCTACGACCTGCTCCCAA CCGACAGTGCCCAAGACCTGGCCGCCGAGCTGGTGCACTACGGCTTCGTCCACGAG GACGATCGGCCGAAGCTGGCCGCCTTCCTGGACAGCACCTTCCTCAAGTACCGTGGAGCTCAGCCGTGA
- the NRBP2 gene encoding nuclear receptor-binding protein 2 isoform X1 yields the protein MAAPELVPRRGREREREDESEDESDILEESPCGRWQKRREQVNQGNMPGVQSTFLAMDTEEGVEVVWNELHFADRKAFLVHEEKIQTMFEQLALVDHPNIVKLHKYWLDASESRARVIFITEYVSSGSLKQFLKKTKKNHKAMNARAWKRWCTQILSALSFLHACSPPIIHGNLTSDTIFIQHNGLIKIGSVWHRIFSNALPDDLRSPIRVEREEPRNLHFFPPEYGEAADGTAMDIFSFGMCALEMAVLEIQANGDTRVTEEAITRARHSLSDPNMREFILSCLARDPARRPSAHNLLFHRVLFEVHSLKLLAAHCFIQHQYLMPENVVEEKTKAMDPHAVLAEIPRPPRPPLQWRYSEVSCLELDKFLEDVRNGIYPLMNFAAARPLGLPRVLAPAPEEAPKAKTPTPEPFDSETRKVIQMQCNLERSEDQARWHLTLLLVLEDRLHRQLTYDLLPTDSAQDLAAELVHYGFVHEVRCAGRVQPAWEGGRVGHAPPSPMPPSHPAGRSAEAGRLPGQHLPQVPWSSAVTLIHTPQGAKPPGSRPLGSLGKLGIGPCSWVGNQGPCLPVCLLVRTSLRIGPAALGWG from the exons ATGGCGGCCCCGGAGCTGGTGCCGAGGCGGGGCCGGGAGCGGGAACGGGAGGACGAGAGTGAGGACGAAAGCGACATTCTGGAAGAGAGCCCGTGTGGCCGCTGGCAGAAGCGGCGGGAGCAG gtgaaTCAGGGAAACATGCCGGGGGTCCAGAGCACGTTCCTGGCCATGGACACTGAGGAGGGGGTGGAGGTGGTGTGGAACGAGCTGCACTTCGCTGACAGGAAGGCCTTCTTGGTCCATGAG GAGAAGATCCAGACCATGTTTGAGCAGCTGGCGCTGGTAGACCACCCCAATATTGTCAAGCTGCATAAGTACTGGCTGGATGCCTCAGAGTCCCGAGCGCGG GTCATCTTCATCACAGAGTACGTGTCGTCAGGCAGCCTCAAGCAATTCCTCAAGAAGACCAAAAAGAACCACAAGGCCATGAATGCCAGG GCCTGGAAGCGCTGGTGCACACAGATCCTGTCTGCACTCAG ctTCCTGCACGCCTGCAGCCCCCCCATCATCCATGGAAACCTGACCAGCGACACCATCTTCATCCAGCACAACGGCCTCATCAAGATTGGCTCCG TGTGGCATCGGATCTTCTCCAACG CGCTCCCTGACGATCTTCGAAGTCCCATCCGTGTTGAGCGGGAGGAACCTCGGAACCTGCACTTCTTCCCGCCAGAGTATGGAG AGGCTGCCGATGGCACTGCCATGGACATCTTCTCCTTTGGGATGTGTGCACTAGAG ATGGCTGTGCTGGAGATCCAGGCCAACGGGGACACCCGGGTCACAGAGGAGGCCATCACTCGTGCCAGGCACTCACTGAGTGACCCCAACATGCGG GAGTTCATCCTCTCCTGCCTAGCCCGGGACCCTGCTCGCCGGCCCTCTGCCCACAACCTCCTCTTCCACCGCGTGCTGTTCGAGGTGCACTCATTGAAGCTCCTGGCTGCCCACTGCTTCATCCAGCACCAGT ACCTCATGCCTGAGAATGTGGTGGAGGAAAAGACCAAGGCGATGGACCCACACGCGGTCCTGGCGGAGATCCCCCGGCCCCCCCGGCCCCCGCTGCAGTGGCG GTACTCAGAAGTCTCCTGCTTAGAGCTCGACAAGTTCCTGGAGGACGTCAG GAATGGGATCTACCCGCTGATGAACTTCGCTGCTGCCCGGCCCCTGGGGCTGCCCCGTGTGCTGGCCCCAGCCCCCGAGGAAGCCCCAAAGGCCAAGACCCCAACGCCAGAGCCTTTTGACTCAGAGACCAGAAAG GTGATCCAGATGCAGTGTAACCTGGAGAGGAGTGAGGACCAGGCGCGCTGGCAC CTCACTCTGCTCCTGGTGCTGGAAGACCGGCTTCATCGACAGCTCACCTACGACCTGCTCCCAA CCGACAGTGCCCAAGACCTGGCCGCCGAGCTGGTGCACTACGGCTTCGTCCACGAGGTGAGGTGTGCGGGCCGGGTGCAGCCAGCCTGGGAGGGCGGCAGGGTGGGCCACGCCCCTCCGTCCCCCatgcctccctcccatcctgcaGGACGATCGGCCGAAGCTGGCCGCCTTCCTGGACAGCACCTTCCTCAAGTACCGTGGAGCTCAGCCGTGACCTTGATCCATACACCTCAGGGTGCCAAGCCCCCTGGAAGCCGACCTCTTGGCTCCCTGGGGAAGCTTGGCATTGGCCCCTGCAGTTGGGTGGGGAACCAGGGTCCCTGTCTGCCTGTGTGCCTGCTAGTGAGAACCTCCCTTCGCATAGGTCCCGcagccctggggtggggctga
- the NRBP2 gene encoding nuclear receptor-binding protein 2 isoform X2, producing the protein MAAPELVPRRGREREREDESEDESDILEESPCGRWQKRREQVNQGNMPGVQSTFLAMDTEEGVEVVWNELHFADRKAFLVHEEKIQTMFEQLALVDHPNIVKLHKYWLDASESRARVIFITEYVSSGSLKQFLKKTKKNHKAMNARAWKRWCTQILSALSFLHACSPPIIHGNLTSDTIFIQHNGLIKIGSVWHRIFSNALPDDLRSPIRVEREEPRNLHFFPPEYGEAADGTAMDIFSFGMCALEMAVLEIQANGDTRVTEEAITRARHSLSDPNMREFILSCLARDPARRPSAHNLLFHRVLFEVHSLKLLAAHCFIQHQYLMPENVVEEKTKAMDPHAVLAEIPRPPRPPLQWRYSEVSCLELDKFLEDVRNGIYPLMNFAAARPLGLPRVLAPAPEEAPKAKTPTPEPFDSETRKVIQMQCNLERSEDQARCSLCSWCWKTGFIDSSPTTCSQPTVPKTWPPSWCTTASSTRTIGRSWPPSWTAPSSSTVELSRDLDPYTSGCQAPWKPTSWLPGEAWHWPLQLGGEPGSLSACVPASENLPSHRSRSPGVGLRVAGSGPPGVREPVLGDWLAAACP; encoded by the exons ATGGCGGCCCCGGAGCTGGTGCCGAGGCGGGGCCGGGAGCGGGAACGGGAGGACGAGAGTGAGGACGAAAGCGACATTCTGGAAGAGAGCCCGTGTGGCCGCTGGCAGAAGCGGCGGGAGCAG gtgaaTCAGGGAAACATGCCGGGGGTCCAGAGCACGTTCCTGGCCATGGACACTGAGGAGGGGGTGGAGGTGGTGTGGAACGAGCTGCACTTCGCTGACAGGAAGGCCTTCTTGGTCCATGAG GAGAAGATCCAGACCATGTTTGAGCAGCTGGCGCTGGTAGACCACCCCAATATTGTCAAGCTGCATAAGTACTGGCTGGATGCCTCAGAGTCCCGAGCGCGG GTCATCTTCATCACAGAGTACGTGTCGTCAGGCAGCCTCAAGCAATTCCTCAAGAAGACCAAAAAGAACCACAAGGCCATGAATGCCAGG GCCTGGAAGCGCTGGTGCACACAGATCCTGTCTGCACTCAG ctTCCTGCACGCCTGCAGCCCCCCCATCATCCATGGAAACCTGACCAGCGACACCATCTTCATCCAGCACAACGGCCTCATCAAGATTGGCTCCG TGTGGCATCGGATCTTCTCCAACG CGCTCCCTGACGATCTTCGAAGTCCCATCCGTGTTGAGCGGGAGGAACCTCGGAACCTGCACTTCTTCCCGCCAGAGTATGGAG AGGCTGCCGATGGCACTGCCATGGACATCTTCTCCTTTGGGATGTGTGCACTAGAG ATGGCTGTGCTGGAGATCCAGGCCAACGGGGACACCCGGGTCACAGAGGAGGCCATCACTCGTGCCAGGCACTCACTGAGTGACCCCAACATGCGG GAGTTCATCCTCTCCTGCCTAGCCCGGGACCCTGCTCGCCGGCCCTCTGCCCACAACCTCCTCTTCCACCGCGTGCTGTTCGAGGTGCACTCATTGAAGCTCCTGGCTGCCCACTGCTTCATCCAGCACCAGT ACCTCATGCCTGAGAATGTGGTGGAGGAAAAGACCAAGGCGATGGACCCACACGCGGTCCTGGCGGAGATCCCCCGGCCCCCCCGGCCCCCGCTGCAGTGGCG GTACTCAGAAGTCTCCTGCTTAGAGCTCGACAAGTTCCTGGAGGACGTCAG GAATGGGATCTACCCGCTGATGAACTTCGCTGCTGCCCGGCCCCTGGGGCTGCCCCGTGTGCTGGCCCCAGCCCCCGAGGAAGCCCCAAAGGCCAAGACCCCAACGCCAGAGCCTTTTGACTCAGAGACCAGAAAG GTGATCCAGATGCAGTGTAACCTGGAGAGGAGTGAGGACCAGGCGCGCTG CTCACTCTGCTCCTGGTGCTGGAAGACCGGCTTCATCGACAGCTCACCTACGACCTGCTCCCAA CCGACAGTGCCCAAGACCTGGCCGCCGAGCTGGTGCACTACGGCTTCGTCCACGAG GACGATCGGCCGAAGCTGGCCGCCTTCCTGGACAGCACCTTCCTCAAGTACCGTGGAGCTCAGCCGTGACCTTGATCCATACACCTCAGGGTGCCAAGCCCCCTGGAAGCCGACCTCTTGGCTCCCTGGGGAAGCTTGGCATTGGCCCCTGCAGTTGGGTGGGGAACCAGGGTCCCTGTCTGCCTGTGTGCCTGCTAGTGAGAACCTCCCTTCGCATAGGTCCCGcagccctggggtggggctgagggtgGCAGGGTCCGGCCCACCAGGGGTGAGGGAGCCGGTGCTGGGGGACTGGTTAGCTGCTGCGTGTCCTTAG